The Spinacia oleracea cultivar Varoflay chromosome 2, BTI_SOV_V1, whole genome shotgun sequence DNA segment GAGGAGGAGGAGATAGACGAGGGATCAGGTCAACTGACTCGTCGTCGGAAAAGGTTGGATTTGCTTGAGGAGGTAGTGGCAAACTCGTCGTCCGCCGAAGGTGAAGTAGGTGATATGGCTGACAACTCAGGTATTTGTCGTTTGTTTATTTCGgggtttgtatatatttttgtttttgttttggataATGTTTGAcctttattttttgtattgggTGTAGAGCATACTCTTTCGTCTCGGCCTGTGTCGAGGATGTCTCAGAGCGAGATTCAGGAGCGTGCAAGGAAGCGACTGAGGTCGTCCTCGACTTCTGGTGGACGAGGTATGACGGTTGTACCTCGGTTTTCTGCGATAGGTTCATCGGCCGAGACGCCTGTCGTCATAGGAGCCGAAGGCTTTCATCCGATTGCTTCGTCGTCGCCTCCACAGCCGTTCAAGGCGTCGTCTGCTGCTGTCGACGTTAGTAAAGTGTCTACTTCGTCGGCCAAGAAGCGACCTGTCGAGACGGATCCTGTCGAGGATACGGTTATCACTTTGCCCCCAAGCTTCTTGGGTGATGAAGAGGCGTCGGTTATATGGCCTTTCGCTGATCGCTTGATCTTGCCTACGACGTATCGACGATACCACGAGGTGGATCCTCTTCCTGTCGCGTCGGACGCCGCTGAGCTTAGTCTGCGGGTgagttttatttagtttttttcttcttttttgtttgtgaAAGATGTATGTTGTGTAAATCTGTTTTGGCATTGGTTTTGCGCAGGCGTCGCAGGCTGCCTTGGCTGTACGTAGGCAGTGTTCGTTGCTGTGCGACGAGGTGACGAATGCAAGGCAGCTGACGGCGACGGCGAAGAAGGCGGCCGCGTCGTGGGAAGCGAAGTGGAAAGCTGCTGAGAAGAAGGTCGTGGATCTTGCTGCGGTGATTAAGGCCAAGGGTGATCAATTGAAAGGTAAGGATAAGCAGTTAGCCGACGTGGCTAAAGATCTGGAGAAAGTGAAGGAGGAGTTGACCTCGACGACAGAGGAGTTGGATGGATTGAGGAGCTTGTACGACGCCCTGCAGGAGGAGGCGAAGGACGTCGAGGCTCTTGCTATATGGAGGACGCGGGCGCAGATGATGTATTCCTGCCTGATTGGGGAGACTAGCCTTTGGCCGTGTCAAAAGGAGGTGGATGACTATCTGGCTAATGGCGGTACCATGGCCGACCTGTCGGTGCCCGTGGTGGATTCGGAGGAGTTGGCGAAGACGGCTGACACTGCTAGTACTGAGGCGACGGAGGTGGATGCGGCTTTGTTGGTGGTGAGTGCGCCTGTTCCGGACCAAGAGGGGGAGGTTTTAGCTGTTGGGTGCGAAGAGGAGGCCCTTGCCGTCGTTTCTCAAGACGAGACGGTGGACGTGGCGTCGGTGGAGGTGCCAGTCGTGCCCCCAGAGCAAGAGCCGGAGCAGGAAGTCGTGGTCTCTACCCAGGAAGAAGGGATGTAATAGTTTGTAGTTTTCGAATTTTCtgttggtttttgtgttttgttggTGAACTTCTTTACTCGTCGTTGATGGCGGCGACGAGGTGGTTTGGATgacttgtgttttgtttttgtgtttggaaTGTTTTTATTCGTCGTCGGTAGTGGCGACGCTGTGTGTGGATAATGTTTAGTGTTTGAAATTTCGGAAGTCGTGGCCTTAGGGGTCGCGCGTCGTGTGTGTtaagtttgtttttctttatggtTATCCCGTTGCGTTTTGATGTCTTAGTTTCGTGTAGCAGATGCTTTGCAAGTAATAAGTATTGAACCGACTGATGTGTAAAATCATACCTGCGTTGTTACTTCGTTGTCTCTTGCGGTCTCGCTCTGAGTCGTACGTTGTTGCTTGTGGATGTCATTCGTCGTGCGTCTTGCATTCTACAAAAGAAAACAGGGGTCgctaggaggattggccgttggggatgccaacggccctccgatgcctaagtcagtaatggtttttaaaataaaacgataaAGAAAAGTAAAGACGACGATACGGCGACTGATAAAATTGGTTACGACGAGATTTCAAAAATGGTAGAGTTTAAGATGTGTTGCGTTCCAGCTTCGGGGGACCGACTTGCCATCTTTGGTAATGAGTCtgtatgccccctttccgaCGATTTTGTCGATCAAGTACGGTCCTTCCCAAGCTGGTGCTAACTTACCCGCGTTCAATTCTTTCGTGTTTTGAAATACTCTGCGCAGTACCCAATCTCCTTCTTTGAACATTttcactttgacatttttgttgaagCACTTTGCCACGATTTGTTGCTGTGACGCCATCCTTATCAATGCTGCTTCCCTGAGATCTTCTGTGTTGTCGAGGTTTTCGCTGAGTTCTACGTCGTTTTGCTCTGGCGTCATGAGTCCATATCGTGCACTGGGCAGCGTCACTTCAGGGGGAAGTACCGCTTCGCACCCGTaaacgagtgagaagggagtctgtcccgtcgccgtcctaggcgtcgtcctgttggcccataggatggatGACAATTCTTCTGCCCATCGCCCCTTCTTGTCGTCCAACCGCTTTTTCAGCGACGCGATGATCGTTTTGTTGCTGGATTCCGCCTGTCCGTTTGCTTGGGGGTATCTGGGCGTCGACGTCTTTAGCTCGATGTTCCATgttttgcagaaagctcttgtcTTGTCGCTGATGAATTGTGATCCGTTGTCGCAGATGATTTCTGACGGTATTCCGAACCTGCATATTATGTTAGTCCATATGAACGAGCATACCTCTTTGTCCCTTACTTGTTGGAACGcacctgcttctatccacttggaAAAATAATCTGTTAGGGCTAACATGAAGACCTTTTGTCCTGGGGCGACGGGCAATTTGCCAacgatgtccatcccccatttcatgaaaggccacggAGTTAGGGTTGGATGCAAGAATTCGgatggtttatgtgtcatacctgcGTGTCGTTGGCACTTGTCGCACTTGGATACGTACCTCATGGCGTCCTTAAGCATtgttggccaatagtatccatttcttttgattctggttgataagcttcgtcctccttcgtgtcctccgcattctccttcgtggtattgTTTCAATAGCGTTTCCCACTCGATCTCTTCGGCACATCGCATCAACATTCCGTTTGCTGATCGCTTAAATAGTACgtcctgcaaaataacatatcgtgaaGCTTTGAAAAGTATCTTTCTGGCGTCTAGCTTGTCGTCGGGTAGAGTTTCGTGCTTTAGGTAATCGAAGATGGGTTTGGTCCAACTGTCTGTGTTTAAGGTTGATAGGACGAGGCTGGCGTCTTGTGGTATGTCTTTTTCGACGGCGGGCGATAGTAGGTGCACTAGAGGTATGGTCGAGAATGGTGATtttctgagtgcggatcctaGGTTGGCAAGGGCGTCGGCTTGCGTGTTTAGGTCTCTTGGGACTTGTTTGATGGAGAagggtttgaatttggaagttaactcttttgctttctcgagatacaaggtcatttttaggtcttTAGCTTCGTAGTCGCCGTTAATCTGGTTGACGATTAGTTGTGAGTCACTGAAGATGTTGAGTCCGCTTGCCCCTAATTCCATAGCTAATGTCATTCCGGCGATTAGcgcctcgtattctgcttcgttgttagtTGCCTTGAAGTCGCAGCAGATTGCctgtgctatcatgtccccttgtggtgactTCAGTACGACGCCTAAACCTGCACCACGAAAGTTAGATGAGCCGTCGACGAAGAGTGTCCATATTTCTTCTATGTTGTTGATGAGTTTGACTTCGTCGTCTGCTATTCTCTCTAAGTCGGGGCTGAAGTCtgccacaaaatctgctagaGCCTGCGACTTTACATCCGTCCTTGGTTGATACTTGATGTCGAACCTTCCTAGTGCCATTGTCCACTTCTCCATTCGACCTGTTAGTTCTGGCCTACGCATCACAGACTTGATTGGATAgttagtcatcaccactatttggtgagtttcaaaataatgccttagttTTTTGGCTGCGGTAACGAGTGCTAAGACGAGTTTTTCGAGGGAGGAATACCTGGTCTCTGCTTCCAGTAGtgacttactgatgtaataaATGGGTAGTTGTTGTGCTTCGTCTTCTCGAGCTAGGACCGCGCTCACTGCCGTCGAGCTAACGGCTAAATAGAGTTGTAAGACTTCTCCTTCTTTTGGCTTGGATAGGAGGGGCGGCGACATCATGTATTTTTTGAGGTTCTGCAGGGCTGCTTCGTGGTCGTCGGACCAGTTAAACCCCTTGTTTTTGCGTAGGACGTCGTAAAATAATCGGCACTTGTCCGACGACCGTGATATAAAACGGTTCAGTGCCGCCACTCTCCCTGTCAAGCGttgtacctcttttatgttccgcggggattgaatgttgatgatCGCGCGCACTTGGTCGGGGCTGGCCTCGATTCCTCGTTGGGTGacgatgtaacctaagaattttcctGCGGACACTCCGAAAGAACATTTAGTCGGGTTAAGTTTCATACCGTACTTTTTTAGTATGTCGAAGGATTGTCGTAGGTGTTCCACGTGATCGTCAGCCTTCCTCGATTTCACCAGCATGTCGTCAATGTATACCTCCATTGTGTCTCCGAGTTGGTCTTTAAACATCTTGTTGACTAATCTTTGGTACgtcgcacctgcatttttaagaccaaaaggcatgactttataacaataaattcctctatccgttacaaaagatgttttttcctggtcgtctgggtgcataaggatttggttgtatcctgagtaggcgtccatgaatgtgagtAGCTCGTGTCCGGCTGTGGCGTCGACCAGGGCGTCGATGTGCGGCAGAGGGAATGGGTCCTTGGGGCAAGCTTTGTTGATATCTGTGAAGTCGATGCAGACTCTCCATTTTCCGTTCTTTTTGCTGACGACGACGACGTTTGCTAACCAGTCTGGATATTTGACCTCTCTGATCTTCCCTGAATCTATCAGGTTTTGTACTTCttcgtctatgattttattcctttcGGGTGCGAACTTACGTCGTTTCTGTTTTACCGGTCTGAAGCTGGGGTCGACGTTGAGCTTGTGGGTAATCACGTCTGGGCTAATTCCTGTCATGTCCTCGTGTGACCAAGCGAAACAGTCTGAGTTTTCTCTTAGAAACGACACTATCTGACTTTTGATGTTGTCAGGCAGTGAGGCTCCGATCCTTATGACTTGGTCTGGCTTTGTCTGGTCTAGTACTATCTCGTCGATTTGTTGGTCGTCGGGGTCGTCCGACGTTGACCCTggctgtaattgctagatggGTGACTTGGATGGTTTCAGTGCTGTCTCGTAACATTTCTTCGCATCCCTTTGCTGccctttgatttccatgaccCCCCACTTGgttggaaatttgattgattggTGATATGTTGATGGAACTGCcttcattttgtggatccatggtcGTCCTAGGATGACGTTGTACGCTGATGGACAATCGACGACGTTGAACTTGGTCATCATGTTGACGCCTTCTGCGTATGTAGGCAGCGATATCTCTCCTACCGTCCGTAGTGCTTCTCCACTGAACCCTACCAGGACTGTTGATCTCCTTACTATGTTTTTCTCTTCTAATcccatttcttgtagtgcttTCAAGAACAATACGTTGGCTGAGCTTCCGTTGTCGACCAGTATCCTTTTGATCAATGCGTTCCCTACTGGGAGCGATATTACCAGCCCGTCGTGGTGCTCCCGCTGTGTATCTACAGAATCTGAATCGTCGAAAGTAATAGCCATTGCGGTCAGGGACCTGTGTAGTGCGACCTCGTCTTCGGTTTGTCCCTCTTCTACGGTCTCAGATTCTCCCCTGTTAATttttttagctgcagaagaGGTTAGTCCACAAATATCTGAACCACCGGAAATAACATTTACCACTTTATTGAACGGTGGTGGGTCTGGTCGCTCGCTGCTTGTCGCTGGGCCGGGCAGGGTGGTTTGCTCTTTGGAAAATGTTTCTTTTCCCTTGTCGCTCAACAGTTCCTTTAGATGCCCCCGTTTCAGGAGGTATGCGACTTCCTTTCGGAGGGAGATGCACTCCTCGGTTGTGTGTCCGTTGTCGCGGTGGAAGTCGCACCATTTGCTCATGTCCTTCATGGAGTCCGGTCTGTCGTTCTTCCGGGGCCATCTGACTGTTCCACCTACATTTTGAAGGGCGTTCACCACACCTCTAATGTCGACGTTGAAGCCGTAGTCGGAGATGTTGGGGTGTTCGACCCGCTCGTTCCTGTAAACATTGTTAGTATCATAATACTGATTGACACTTTGTACCTGGTTTTGCCGAACATACGGTTGGTGTCGCCAATTGTTGTTCCTTGGGGTGTACGATCTTCTGTCGCTGCTGCCCCCCGTCGATCGTTGAGATGCTGTTCGGATAACCTCGTCGTCTTCGATTCGCATCTGGGCGGTGGCCCTTGATCGCACCTCTTCGAAAGTTGcacaggggtatttggttattTCCCGGTATAGCTCCGAATTGGGGATGAGGCCTCTCTTGAACGCCTCAATAGCAGTCCTGACATCACAATTTTTTATaccaattttttcacaattaaaacggttaaaataatcgcgtaccgactcggtTGGCCCTTGAACCAACCGATAGAGATCACTGGTTTGTTTTTCTAACTGGCGACTGCTGGCGAATTGTTGATAGAAGGCGTTGATGAGGTCGGACAGACAGGAGATGGATCTGGGAGGGACGTTCGTGAGCCATTCCAAAGCTGCTCCATCAAGGGTGCCGCCGAATGATTTGCACATAACAGGTTCCACTAGGTCGTGCGGAATCCCGATCTGCCACATGCGCTGCTTGTAGAAGTTGACGTGCCTATAGGGGTCGGATGTCCCGTCGTACAGGGTGGTCCAGGTTGGGAGCCGGAGTGTGTGCGGAACTGTCACTCTAGCGATCGCTTCGCAGAACGGCGACGCGGCATATCCGTCGGTCGGCTCGGTCTCCACTGGTGTAGGTGCCCCGGGGAACCTGGTCATCAACTTCATCAGGCGGGAATAGTGCTTTGTCATGCGTGCATCCATCTTGTTCAGGCGTTGGGTCACCGGATCGGGAGCTTCTTTGTCTTCTTCCTCACGGGTTTCCTCCTCATCGTCGGTCACGTCTTCGAAGTCATCGGGCATCTCGAACGTTAGCTTTTTTGGCTTCCCACCTTTGTAGCGGGACTGGTGCTTGTTGCTCTTTACAGATTCGAGCTCTTTCTGGAGGGTTTCATTGGATGCCCTCTCTTGGGCTAGTTCGGCTTGGGCTTTCTCGTAAGCCGCCTTCATCTCTGCGATCGTCATCTCTCCAGTAGTCATGGTGAGAGGGGTGCTTTTGTGTaaaacctagttaatgtccccacagacggcgccaaactgtttatgccaaaattcgtatgggggcgactttcggctagggtcgacactaactaagcaaagaatcaacgacacaaataaagaggcacgacacagaggagtgttgacgcggaaaacccaggaacaaggtaaaaaaccgcggatagctatgaggctatcaatccactaagtattctatatgattgtttatgcttttCTTTCTGAGAATCGATAACTAaaatctcaagtacaataatgaataatgaaacaGTTTATAACTTAAGAGTTTCGGTGCTTGAGTGAACGTCGCTTGCTTATCATTATCTTCGTCCTTTTATAGGGTATTCTCAACGGTCTAATCGGTTGAGAAAATCCCACAAAGATAGGAGTATCTTCATCACACGTCTCTTCAGCCTTCAACTGCTTCCGCGCTTCTCGCGTGAGTCTTGGACTCGTTCTTGCTAGCTTGACGGCGCTGCCTATCATGGGCTTTAGGTCAACTTATCTTCATCAGCCCGTTTCTCGAGGACGCGTCTCAGTTGCTTGTACTTTGTCGCCTGTCCTTCGTCGGCTATACCTCGTTGTATGATGCTACGTCGGACGTATCTCCCTGGAGCTGTGTTTACCTGCGACACGATATGATCTGGCTGACACGACATGACCAAACGTTAGaacggttatgtcgttagtccaaaaagtgggataacagccACTCATCATGTCCCTTCTGAAATGTAGATTGCTAGCTGATATTATGACTAAAGCCTTGGGCGTAAATCAGCATCATTTTCTTTGTCTCAAGCTATGACTGGTTATTCCTACCTAAGTGTAGCTTGAGGGGGACCGTGAAACAATGATGTTGCTATAACTGTCCAGAAGTTTGTTACAACAAACATTATGTAATTATGcctaagtatatatatatactctttATGTACTGATGAATGATTTGAGAGTTTctgaaataaaatttaatttgggatttctcttttctctctcactATATTGCTGCTTCTCTAAAATTCGATTCAAATTAACTTAAATCAAATGAAATTTGATCATATAATAAGATCATCTTCACATGTACTTTGACACTGTGCGATTAAAAATATTgtataatttaaaaaataactaGAAGTACTATAAGTAGTGAAGTACGAAAGTTCTTTAAAATGAAAATGATACGGGTAtccaatttaaataaaatataataaattaatattatttcctccgttctttttagATGATGATACAGTTTAAATTCATTAAAAGAAGAGAAACATAGCAATATGAAAtattgttagattcgtatcaataattaatataactcCATGATACCAAGTTTGCATAATGTAGAAAAACAAAGACTCAGTGTTTGGTTTTCTTGGTTCAAAATGAACCTCTTTTCTTTCTGTTATTCTTTCTGTATTTCTGTCTTACAAAAACCGCGCCCTTCCCTCTCGTTCctttatacttcgtatacaaGAGCTGTCTATTATAACCTAGTACTTGCTgtacaaatcaacaaaataacgGCTATGATATCTTGCTgtacaaatcaacaaaataatgGCTATGATATTTTCCTAGGATAAATACAAAGGCAAAAAAGACAAAACTAATAAAAGCCATATAAAAGTTTTACATGTGACTGTTGATGATGCGGAAGATATTCACATGTATCAATGTATCATGTATGTATAAGCATAAGCCTATTCTCAATACAtaatgtttgggctcccaattgatattcaattgggccactaagtccaaagcccaatggctctaaacaacaacatcaaacctaccacTATGGCTAtccagccatccattaaggcccaaggcccaatagcaataaatgacctatgggcatttattatgcaaacactataaataggccaccaaggctcacacctcaaggtacgtccaatttatcgccttaagactactcttctagagaacttctctctagaatccgagcatcgttcttacttaggcatcggaggggctttcctcggaaatacccccgaggctagtgactttgctcttgtgcaggtgaattcggactcgactcattcaagcaagcaagatcttcaacacatacgaaagggccttcattcgaagcccattgtttccatctttacaacaccggaacaatttggcgccgtctgtggggaagaacacttcaaagcctttgaaagacattaaccacctctttctgcaaaatggtta contains these protein-coding regions:
- the LOC110776157 gene encoding uncharacterized protein, with the protein product MTTGEMTIAEMKAAYEKAQAELAQERASNETLQKELESVKSNKHQSRYKGGKPKKLTFEMPDDFEDVTDDEEETREEEDKEAPDPVTQRLNKMDARMTKHYSRLMKLMTRFPGAPTPVETEPTDGYAASPFCEAIARVTVPHTLRLPTWTTLYDGTSDPYRHVNFYKQRMWQIGIPHDLVEPVMCKSFGGTLDGAALEWLTNVPPRSISCLSDLINAFYQQFASSRQLEKQTSDLYRTAIEAFKRGLIPNSELYREITKYPCATFEEVRSRATAQMRIEDDEVIRTASQRSTGGSSDRRSYTPRNNNWRHQPYVRQNQVQSVNQYYDTNNVYRNERVEHPNISDYGFNVDIRGVVNALQNVGGTVRWPRKNDRPDSMKDMSKWCDFHRDNGHTTEECISLRKEVAYLLKRGHLKELLSDKGKETFSKEQTTLPGPATSSERPDPPPFNKVVNVISGGSDICGLTSSAAKKINRGESETVEEGQTEDEVALHRSLTAMAITFDDSDSVDTQREHHDGLVISLPVGNALIKRILVDNGSSANVLFLKALQEMGLEEKNIVRRSTVLVGFSGEALRTVGEISLPTYAEGVNMMTKFNVVDCPSAYNVILGRPWIHKMKAVPSTYHQSIKFPTKWGVMEIKGQQRDAKKCYETALKPSKSPI